A genome region from Tenebrio molitor chromosome 4, icTenMoli1.1, whole genome shotgun sequence includes the following:
- the LOC138127593 gene encoding platelet-activating factor acetylhydrolase IB subunit beta homolog, which produces MNLNRHPVPVQFISSANRRMNPCVIPKLSEDHDGDERKLSMHKRFVQQARTCESEILFIGDSIIEQLQFSTLWQEKISSLHCVNFGIGGDRVENVLWRIQNGELDFNVKLKAVVLFVGTNNTDCTPHEIFEGILEIIKEIKHKLGNIVIILPTLLPRGQYSNPYRERNDHVNTFLIDKFCNEANADEVTSNVHVVEIHHNIVQNDQTISHHVMHDYLHLTNSAYLKIFGPVYDKLCTLLQK; this is translated from the exons ATGAACTTGAACCGACATCCTGTTCCAGTCCAATTTATTTCGTCCGCCAATAGAAGGATGAATCCTTGCGTGATTCCCAAACTGTCCGAAGATCATGACGGCGACGAACGGAAATTGAGCATG CACAAACGTTTCGTCCAGCAGGCCCGGACGTGCGAATCGGAAATCCTCTTCATCGGCGACTCCATCATCGAGCAGCTACAATTCTCCACTCTGTGGCAGGAAAAGATAAGCTCCTTGCACTGCGTCAACTTCGGCATCGGCGGCGACAG GGTCGAAAACGTCCTCTGGCGAATCCAGAACGGCGAACTCGACTTCAACGTCAAACTCAAAGCCGTGGTCCTCTTCGTCGGCACCAACAACACCGATTGCACCCCGCACGAGATCTTCGAGGGCATCTTGGAGATCATCAAGGAGATCAAGCACAAGTTGGGCAACATCGTCATAATCCTGCCG ACGCTGCTGCCCAGAGGACAGTATTCCAATCCTTACAGGGAGAGGAACGACCACGTCAATACCTTCTTGATCGACAAGTTTTGCAACGAAGCCAACGCCGATGAAGTCACCAGCAACGTCCACGTGGTGGAGATCCACCACAACATCGTCCAGAACGACCAGACCATTTCGCACCACGTCATGCACGACTACCTCCACCTCACCAATTCCGCCTACTTGAAGATCTTCGGACCTGTCTACGATAAACTCTGTACCTTGCTCCAGAAGTGA